The genomic stretch TGTGTTATCAAGTTAACTCAAAAAGAATAAATGCACCAAGTAGAAATACACCAGACTTCAATACtatgatttttttctgattgttGGAGCCAAAAATTCTTGATTTTGCTACAGCATTTTTTCCatagatttatttttgcattaatttttgtgtgtgtgtacatgtacatgaGGAGCTCTCATAACATTATCTGGAATACCCAAATGTCTTGTCAGTGCTCCTACaaatgatttacaaataaattagtTGCATAATCAGGCCCAGTATAAGGTATTTATTGGGTGATATTTCTAAAGGCAGACCACATTTCATGTTTTGATGCTCATGTTATGTTTTACTACCTTAAGAATGAATTTTGTACGCATATCTCAATATGTTTGGTTCCAAAAGCACATTCTAAAGCATGTATCCTTAATCCACAGCTTTGCCTTCAGCTTATCCCTGGATCCTCCGGCTGTATGGACTCTGGCAGCAGATGTGGAATGCCATGTTTGGACCATACTACAGGTCTTCTTCCTGAAAAATCCATTTTTGCACAATAAGCTGCAGAAAAACCAGAAATGAAGATGAAAACACTGCAACCATTtgattgtaattaacacaaTTAGGATTTATGTGCTTGTACAGAAAGGCTCATTAGCCACTTTACACTTTTTAATGATGGCTGTTCTTGCTGCAAGTGCTTGTAAAATATACCTTTTCTTGTCAATGCTGTGGTAAGCTCATGTATCTTAAGCATGTCCTTTTCCTGGAAATCATGTAGTGCATCATCATAGAAGCTAATTTAAGTTACAAGAGTGATCCTTAAGGCCATTTTACCAGGTagactaaactaaactaaactgaagACTAATGGTACAAAAGATCCCAGTACCTTCTTTTTCCTGACGTTTGTTGCTCACAACACTACTGTTCTTGAGATTTTACCTTATCAGCATTTAGGATGTTGAACATCTCTTGTTACTTAATAAACATGAAGTAATCTGGAGTTTACAGATCCTGTATGTCAGAGGAAGATAAACTGGGAAGCTGTACTTCTTACACAAGTTTTAGCAATGTGGGAACTACTGTATGTCAGGGCACTGCTGAAATTCCAGTGGATGTAAAAAGTCTTCACACCCCTATATGATGTAAATAACCGAAATTCAAGTAAGTCAAATAGAAATGGGTTTTttgaggaaataaaagaaaaacttatAATAACCTGCAGTAACCTATCGTCcactgtttctgtaggatttctTAGCATTTTGTTTTCATATAACTGCTAAAGCCAAAGCTAAAGCTTTTGTAAAAGAGTTTATATAAAGCCTGTAAAAAGGGTACAAaagaatatttaaacatttccaaGAATTTCAATGCACCATGAATGACCATGAAGGCCATCTTCAACAATTAGAGAAAATGGGGCActacagtgacatcaccaagaacaggacgtcCCTCTAAAATTGACGAAAGGTCATCAGGGATCAAGCTGCTGAAAACCAGCAGCAACAGTAAGCTGTGCTATTCTACACGTCTGGGCTTTAGGTCACTTTAACTTTCACTTggtgactggtcaaatatcaacaataaaagcTGAGCTATTGGGTTATTgggttgctgtataacatcagtaacgtTAATATAGACTGCTGCTCAAGAGTTACTGATTACGTTATCCTATTTAGCTAACTAATGCATAATGACATAATTACAGATGTATtgacatacacaataaaatccttcattgttgcaagctaacattagatttCATATTATAAAAGATTGGCATTATGGTTATCACAGGACGTGCTCACCTCTACATGTTTTCTTAAATATGATGTTGAATTCTTGTAAGTAGAAATTATATGTTACTGAAGCAGAGCAGGCATCCGAGTATAAAAGACTCTTTGTTCTGTTCTACAAATAAATCCTGCAGGTAAGGTCATGGGAGTGTGGGTGGCGGGATGAGGTCAGGGTCTTCTTCCATCATAAGCTACAGTATTTCAGATTGTGACACTGAGGTTTTAATGCTCTACTGTTCTGTTTGTGCTTGCTGCATGTAATGAAAAAGCTAGGTAAGTCAAAAAGTGAAGGGCACACTGTAACTCGGTTTgtttgctgtgctgtaattgGATAAATTGTTTTTTATACCAGTAATGAGAGTTGTGACATAATGAGTGAATGGAGTAGAAATAATGTTACTTCAAAAAAAATGGAGTGAACACTACATTAGTAAAGTACACATACTGGAAAAagattggcaaaagttttgggacacccctccacatcattgaatacgggtgttgtttttcaggggttgggtttggccacttagttccagtgaaaggaacacttaatgcttcagcataccagagtcctgacctcaaccggatagaacacctttgggatgagttaGAGAAGAGACTctgagtcaggccaaaactgtgacgtctacatgcacatgaatgtaatatggagttgtcccgccctttgcagctataacagcttcagctcttctgggaaggctttccacaaggtttaggagtgtgtttatgggaatttttgaccattcctctagaagcacatttgtgaggtcaggcactgatcttggatgagaaggcctccCTTgtagtctccactctaattcatcccaaaggtgttctatcaggttgaggtcaggactcagtcgAGGCCTCCACACCAAAGTTgactgcaggccagtcaagttcctccacaccaaactcactcatccatgtctttatgttggaacaggaaggggtcatccccaaactgttcccacaaagttgggagcatgaaattgtccaaaatgccttgttatgctgaagcattaagagttcctttcactggcactaaggggccgagcccaacccctgaaaaacaccacctgaactcattgatttggaggggtgtcccaaaacttttggcagtatagtgtacttaagtacagtaacaaATCACATTTAATTCATTACTGCCCATCACTGGAGTCCAGATCTAAACCCTGTCAAAAAACCTGTAGAATGACTTTTTTATATCACGAAACCTGCAGTTTTAACGGGGAGATTTTTGGCACTTTTTGCGAATTGTTAAAACCAAGTCAGGCACGCGAGTAATCAAAGCGCACGTGACACTTTCCTGGtgctaaaataataatcttctttatttcatatataatatttgtatagTGTGCAAAAGCCCTGTGATGGATGACGGCATGTTTtagagacattttggacagtttgcTCCTCCACGTAGAACAGAAACCTATGAGtgaaatgaaagtgaaagtgaaagagCTTCGTTTCTGGCTAAGATTCACTTTGAGGAAAGTTTACACTGCAGCAGGTCAGTGTATCATCAACAGCTTCATTAGACCACCAGTAAAGCTTCACTACAGGTCAGTGTTTACATTCACACCATTTAgtttaacaaaaataactgAATTTATTCGCTGTAATCCTGAACGTGTTTATGCCAAGCCTATTAGCTATTGCTTCTTATATTAGAGAGTAAACAAAGTCAGGCTGCATTCAGAGGAGAAGCTGTGTATTATAATACATTACTGCAGGATTAAGGAAACAATACACAACTCACTTCTCtgctttttaatcattttatactTCTATCTCTGAAATGAATAACGTTTTACCTATTTCACTGAATAGgtcaataaaatgaattaagacCATAAAGGCTGATATACACTTCCAATTTGTATCTGTTAAATGTCTGTATTAATACTGCTGCTATAGGTTTTATCATGTAAACTCTCATAATGATTGATTTTTTGCCTTCCAGTTGCAACTGATTTCAGTTTGTAGATGGGAATGGCTTGGTGTAAAGGGTTTTTGTTTCGCAGTGATCTAACCTCAGCCATTGGTGAGTTGTCTCCTTTTTTTTGTACCAAAGTGAATTTAAATAGTCCACATAGGTACATAAACAATGGAACCAAGATACATCAcatcagatgttttttttacctttaatgTGATACAACCAACAAAATTCACATAGAAACTATATAGAATCACTTTAGAATAACCTGGTTCCATAAGTATACACACCACTTTTGTTAAAGCATCTTTTGAGTATCAGCATCTTGATTTGGAAATTTTGgacagcatggtggcttagtggtcagcactgctgcctcacagcaagaaggtcctgggttcgaacaggcaggggcctttctgtgtggagtttgcatgttctcttgCATGTTCTCCTGCACTTGTTTCTCCATGCATTtgtttaatgcatttaaaacaTTACAGTTAATGTCTTAATAACTAGGCAAGCgtaaacattcatgaaatgtgtttacttgtctgtgtgtttcagtcacTCGTGCAGGTTTACATCTGCATTCGAGTGTAAGGGGACTTTCAAACTGCGGTCTCTCCTGCTCTATAAATGCTTTACTGCAGACTTTTGCAGCCACCACAGAGGTAGAGGAAATGCTCAGCAGGTAAAAAAGCATGCCATCTGAATAGAGTAATTATTACCATTTTAACAGAATTATTACCATAATAAACCCAAGGTTCTTAAAAATGCAGCGCAATAAtgaaaacattataaataaagatattaaaATTCCAGGTTGAAGCGAAAtgtttacatatatttaaaactaAAGATATTCAGTCTCACTTCATGTCGCTATAAGTTTCTTTTGGTAAGTCAATTAGGGCGTCTACTTTGTTCACATCAGATGAACAAGGGGACACGAACCTTcaaaaagtttgggatcacttccAAAAGGTTTGGatgcatttccaaaactgcagctcttgtggggtgttcccggtctgcagtggtcagtatctatcaaaagtggtccaaggaaggaacagtggtgaaccggcaatagggtcatgggcagccaaggcttattgatgcacgtggggagcgaagtctgacccgtgtgatccgatccggctactgttgctcaaattgctaaagaagttaatgctggttcaaatagaaatgtgtcagaatacacagtgcatgacgggtcagggctgttttagcagcaaaagggggaccaacactatattaggcaggtagtcataatgttatgcctgattggtgtatataagaAGTAGAAATAGTATTACCGTgcctgttttctttattttttatttttttgcatttaggTGGCAGCCATCTGAGGCATCTGATGAAAATAATGTTCCCCTGGAGCTCAAAAGAGCACTGGAAGCCATGAAGGATAAAAGGCAGTCCAGCCCTCATCTGGATTTTCTGAATTGCCTTCATGAACACAACATTTGCCGTATGTAATCTGTCACATTTCCTCAAACATGAAGGTCGACAGGCAGAATCATTACAGCTGAAGCAGAATTAATAACTGTTAAAAAATCCTGAACATTTAGGCTTTTAGTCTTAAttgattaaatataatataaaatgcaaCTTTGGGAGTTTTTGAATAAAGTGTTTTCCTTTAGGGTTCACTAATCATGATGCTGATGAAGTGTTCCACACCATCCTAAACCTCATTCAGAAGCAGATGTCTGACCAGCAAATTGTGAGTTTAATTCTCCATAGATAAAAGggactattaaaaaaaaaatatatatatatattttatatatatatatttatatataacatacatatatatatttacatatatatatgtacacatacatacataaacacatatgAGCATCCAAAACAAAAGAATCTGAAAAGTGAAGTGTTATTATTATGGCTGGATTTCTGAGTTGCTACACTATTGGTGTCATAGGCATTATTATCACATTTTATGAAATCACACAGATGGTTTGTATTTGTCGCCTTTCTTTGCAGGCTGCAGAGATAAAAAATCTTTACAAGATTGACGTGGAAGAATGCACCGAGTGTGAGAAATGTGGGAATGTACACCGTACCCCCAACCTCTTTCTTAGCTTTCCACTACCTCTGCATGAGGATGGAAACACCTTGGTaagtttacaaaacaaaaataattaagcCTCTCTGGACACATTTGCTGAAATATATTAATTGTTGAgactaatcatcatcatctcatgtTAATTGATGTCATGCTGAAGTCTACGGTGGCTGTTTGTCACTTTGCTTTCCATCAGCTTGCTCATAGTCTTCATGTTTtgctattttatttgtttgtttattctttttacACACCTTCGCCCCATGAGAATCAACAATTGTAGTTAAAGTTGCATTTCCCCCATTACCTGCAATGCAGTATGAACTACCTGGTGATAGTGGCAGCGCTGGAGCTTCATCTCTACCTAAAGAAAGCGATGCTTTAGTTTTTTAGTCTTTCCAGCTTTCTCACATTCTCATCAAGCAACCCCAGATGaatgctgtttttctttcacaGATGGACTGTTTCAGGATGTTTTTTAAGCCACAGAGGTTGGAAGGCAGTGAAGCTTTTTACTGTGTCAAATGTGAAAAGAAGATGCCATCTACTCAGGTCTCTGAACAatctgatgataataataatgatgatgatgatgatgatgatgatgtcgctgttttatttttttttacagaggtGCAAGCTGGTTTCTCTGCCTTCAATCCTATGCATTAATCTAAAGAGGTTCAGAAGCACCAGTAGCTGCACCAGAAAGCTGAACACCAAAGTCAGCTTCCCCGAAATGCTTAACATGGCTGAAATGTTACCTGAAGAACATTCCCAAGTGGTAAAGTTTAAACACTTTTTGGTTCATGGATTAAAAGATGATTATAAATCTTATAAATGTTGCCTTTCTTTTCATAGGCTGAGAGAAGATACAGACTGTATGGAGTGGTAGTTCATATTGGGACGTCCACGATGGGCCACTACACGGCTTACGTCTATTCCACAGACAGCAAGTGGTACTATACTGATGACAGCTGCACGCGTCAGGTGAGAcgaattcaattttatttaaccTGCTGTAACTAAACCTGCTATTTATACTCACTGACTCCTTTAAGAGGAATTGCTGTGAATTCTttcagttatctaatcagccattCATGTGGCAGCAAGGCAATGCATGAAGTCATGCAGATTCAGGTCAAGACCTTCAGTTCAAATGATCAAATATCAGACTGAAGAGAAaggtggcatggttgttggtgcctgTTTGAGCAAATCAGCAGACAAACTCCAGAGGCGCTTAGCAGATAACACCAAATAGGGCAAGCAAGAGCTAACAAGAAAATGAGAAGCGATATAATAAAGACTGTTATGGGTAACACAGAGACTGATAATCCTAGGCCTAGTGTTTGAGGGTCTCTTTTAaggtgtttggtgactgggagcGTGTCAGTGTATGTGGTTTGGCGATTGTAGTCTGTGGTGATCATGTTTGTTTGGTGTGGTGTTCAACATGAAATGAAGAGATCTGGGTTAGTGGTGATCTAACAACAGTAACGCTCATTACAGGGCTCATGACACACCAGGTACAGTTTATTTGATCATCCAGAGTCCAAGAGAAGAATATTAGCCCTGTTCTCAGTGGGATATTAATCTTCCCTATCAGTCATAATTACATTAACCAAGCATGGGAGTTTTTGAGCTCACATATATGAAATAGCACATTGCTCCAAGTGTATTACACCTCAGACTGACGTTACACAATCAGCAGCTTGAAATGATGCTAGCAACTGATAGCCTTTACCCTCCCTGATGTCATGTGATGGAGGAGAGCATGTAGGAATAatgaaaaaacatatttaaaaaattatgaaaGATTACTCACAATACAGCCATGGTGAGCAGACAAGCATCCCATAACCTGttggtgttcctattaaagtggtcaGTGAATGTATATCATTGAAGCTTTAACATCTGAAACAgattttgtttatgttgtttgcAGGTCAGCTGGGAGGAGGTTCAAAGCACGTACGGAGGGAGAGAATGGTACaggtatatttttttattatatatttctattcagTTCCATCATACT from Hemibagrus wyckioides isolate EC202008001 linkage group LG19, SWU_Hwy_1.0, whole genome shotgun sequence encodes the following:
- the usp18 gene encoding ubl carboxyl-terminal hydrolase 18 isoform X2, with protein sequence MGMAWCKGFLFRSDLTSAIVTRAGLHLHSSVRGLSNCGLSCSINALLQTFAATTEVEEMLSRWQPSEASDENNVPLELKRALEAMKDKRQSSPHLDFLNCLHEHNICRFTNHDADEVFHTILNLIQKQMSDQQIAAEIKNLYKIDVEECTECEKCGNVHRTPNLFLSFPLPLHEDGNTLMDCFRMFFKPQRLEGSEAFYCVKCEKKMPSTQRCKLVSLPSILCINLKRFRSTSSCTRKLNTKVSFPEMLNMAEMLPEEHSQVAERRYRLYGVVVHIGTSTMGHYTAYVYSTDSKWYYTDDSCTRQVSWEEVQSTYGGRECDMAYMLLYRRLSSEAAQGANP
- the usp18 gene encoding ubl carboxyl-terminal hydrolase 18 isoform X1; this encodes MGMAWCKGFLFRSDLTSAIVTRAGLHLHSSVRGLSNCGLSCSINALLQTFAATTEVEEMLSRWQPSEASDENNVPLELKRALEAMKDKRQSSPHLDFLNCLHEHNICRFTNHDADEVFHTILNLIQKQMSDQQIAAEIKNLYKIDVEECTECEKCGNVHRTPNLFLSFPLPLHEDGNTLMDCFRMFFKPQRLEGSEAFYCVKCEKKMPSTQRCKLVSLPSILCINLKRFRSTSSCTRKLNTKVSFPEMLNMAEMLPEEHSQVAERRYRLYGVVVHIGTSTMGHYTAYVYSTDSKWYYTDDSCTRQVSWEEVQSTYGGREWYSDMAYMLLYRRLSSEAAQGANP